In the genome of Flavobacteriales bacterium, one region contains:
- a CDS encoding response regulator transcription factor, with protein MRILIIEDEPKLAAFVQQGLEENGYQTEVVYDGLMGKRMAQTQSFDLVVLDVIIPHLNGLELCAWLKAEKPQLPVLMLTALGTTEDKVSGFDAGADDYLVKPFEFKELLVRIRALTRRSSAELKQSNQLVVGDLTLDLDKKIAVRNNQTISLTAKEFALLEYLMRNRGRVVSRVDIAEKVWDITFDTGTNVVDVYVNLLRKKIDRNFDHKLIQTRIGMGYILQD; from the coding sequence ATGCGCATCCTGATCATCGAAGACGAACCCAAACTGGCCGCTTTTGTGCAGCAGGGCCTGGAGGAGAACGGTTACCAGACCGAAGTGGTGTACGATGGTTTGATGGGGAAAAGGATGGCACAAACACAATCTTTCGACCTGGTGGTACTGGATGTAATCATCCCCCACCTGAATGGCCTTGAACTATGTGCCTGGCTGAAGGCGGAGAAGCCCCAATTGCCGGTACTCATGCTGACCGCCCTGGGTACCACCGAAGACAAGGTGTCGGGCTTTGATGCGGGCGCCGATGATTACCTGGTGAAGCCTTTTGAATTCAAGGAATTGCTGGTCAGGATCCGTGCGTTAACCAGGCGGTCCTCCGCCGAATTGAAGCAGTCCAACCAGCTCGTGGTAGGAGACCTCACGCTGGATCTGGACAAGAAAATAGCCGTCAGAAACAACCAGACCATTTCCCTTACGGCCAAAGAATTCGCATTGCTTGAGTACCTGATGCGCAACCGGGGACGTGTGGTGTCCAGGGTGGATATCGCCGAAAAGGTTTGGGACATCACCTTCGATACGGGTACCAATGTGGTGGATGTATATGTGAACCTGCTGAGAAAAAAGATCGACCGCAATTTCGACCACAAACTGATCCAGACCCGGATCGGAATG
- a CDS encoding DUF1295 domain-containing protein: MLQNRQPSVWTQYLAEMVMVWVPVGIYHSLPYYQWFLNPRLQACIWVMASVYTVYAWFVARAKVASGEVTKGILMGRFLSHVAGVIIRRKSSPVVHEERTAFLAFLVKAYYIPVMLNFTYRNLANLKYYVLHSSDDFSTYQGISLFNHWMFPLLVSLCYVTLTLVYLFGYVVEMPALNNRVKSVDTTLLGWAVTLACYPPFSNEISRHVPFEININASFGTETLTMIVRLVMLALMGMMFWSVAVLGVRCSNLTNRGIITTGPYKIIRHPHYMAKNLMWWFTILPAIPGRPIVILYMALWTAIYLLRGITEEMHLKSDPAYQAYCQQVRWKFIPGIW, encoded by the coding sequence ATGTTACAAAACAGGCAACCCTCCGTATGGACGCAATACCTCGCTGAAATGGTCATGGTGTGGGTGCCCGTTGGGATCTATCACAGCCTGCCCTACTACCAATGGTTTCTCAATCCGCGTCTCCAGGCATGCATATGGGTGATGGCATCCGTGTATACGGTATATGCATGGTTCGTGGCGCGTGCAAAAGTGGCTTCCGGTGAGGTAACCAAAGGCATCCTGATGGGACGTTTTCTGTCGCATGTGGCCGGGGTCATCATACGTCGAAAGTCATCCCCTGTTGTACACGAAGAGCGAACCGCCTTCCTTGCATTCCTGGTGAAAGCTTACTACATCCCGGTGATGCTCAATTTCACTTACCGCAACCTGGCAAACCTGAAATACTATGTACTGCATTCGTCCGATGATTTTTCTACCTACCAGGGAATTTCACTGTTCAATCATTGGATGTTTCCGCTGCTGGTATCGCTTTGCTACGTCACCCTCACCCTGGTTTACCTGTTCGGATATGTGGTGGAGATGCCGGCCCTGAACAACCGCGTGAAATCAGTTGACACCACCTTGCTGGGATGGGCCGTGACCCTGGCATGCTACCCACCCTTTTCAAATGAAATTTCGAGGCATGTTCCTTTTGAGATCAACATCAACGCAAGTTTCGGCACCGAAACACTCACAATGATCGTGCGGCTTGTGATGTTGGCGCTGATGGGTATGATGTTCTGGAGTGTGGCTGTGCTCGGGGTCAGATGTTCAAACCTGACCAACCGGGGCATCATCACCACGGGTCCCTACAAGATCATTCGTCATCCGCACTACATGGCCAAAAACCTGATGTGGTGGTTCACCATCCTTCCCGCCATCCCCGGTCGCCCCATCGTTATCCTGTATATGGCGCTGTGGACGGCCATTTACCTGTTAAGGGGCATCACAGAAGAAATGCACCTCAAATCCGATCCGGCTTACCAGGCATACTGCCAGCAGGTCAGATGGAAGTTCATTCCGGGCATCTGGTAA
- a CDS encoding S8 family serine peptidase, translated as MKKILMLFAAMAIAVSAFSQTYSPDFLDGTVVFKMKDVADANIGAREVQPDPNVYSKVESMAQYPALQKALRSFAVSQLERPAYYTGKADLRKVFRVHFDDYTRIDEIIAALKNSDLVEYAEKAPIYKIDYTPNDTYYSGTDKWYLDQVGASTAWDISTGRHEVKVAIVDNAVYTDHLDLTTFKKRDVADGDDDPTPPKQYSQDQSWSHGTHCAGLATADINNSRGIASLGAAVELIGVKTTPNSAADGQSLYYTYDGVLWACQNGAHVVSMSFGGPDFSQAFQDLINAYPEVVFMAAAGNDATTTMSYPGAYDNVICVGSVDVNDSRSSFSNYNAGGDSWVDIASPGGHSYGGLLSSVYTTSSGYGRMGGTSMATPFAAGLVGLMLSVNPTMTPAEIESCLKSTGKTINQSIGPRIDATKAMQCVQSTLTGDPIADFFADQVQLYVGDSTTFTDNSVGGGNAITTWEWTFTGGTPATYNGKTPPAIKYTAPGDYNVSLKVTNSQNNNTKTKTTYIHVSLEPFGAWEQQNSGFSTANRGITNISIVDKNVVWATAYDGSGNAANIQEFTKTTDGGATWTPGTFGLGDTKLLIAMVFAIDANTAWVAAAPNTGSGNGGIWKTTNGGSTWTRQSTATYSNASSFTNIVHFWDANTGFCMGDPINGDFELYTTTNGGTTWTQVSGANIPDPVSGEYGYTGQIEVVGNSVWFTTNKGRLYRSSDKGMTWAVAQTPLTDFGGTSESGRVSFKDASNGIIINNSKKVWRSTDAGATWSAVTTTGTLYGGDVCWIENTNTVFSVGAASGGSGSAFSSDGGTNWNIIDTEPHTCVEFLDSITGWSGWFNESASAKGMWKWKNLKNPLVPDFTADKLQVCAGGSVTFTDQSTGSAPTIWNWTFPGGTPGTSTQQNPTITYSTPGVYDVTLDANDGSGAKTKTRYGYISVITTPATPGTISGNTTPCPGATEVYNVPSVSGATYSWTLPGDWTGTSTISSISATVGSASGNVSVSATNACGTSSNSDLAVTPTVSVPTAGISHDVVGDSVSFTSTSTNADTWQWDFGDGGISYLENPGHTYTVNGTYYVQLIVNNGCGADTTMDTVTITSVGVRELAEGTVELYPNPATGQVQVKLGRTPQQPADMRITDVAGKLVKQVMLQNQYTTLDVSTLPRGLYFITLNGGEAMIRFVKE; from the coding sequence ATGAAAAAGATCTTGATGCTGTTTGCTGCGATGGCCATTGCTGTCAGCGCATTCTCCCAGACCTACAGCCCGGACTTTCTGGACGGAACCGTGGTCTTTAAAATGAAAGATGTGGCCGATGCGAACATCGGTGCACGTGAAGTTCAACCCGACCCCAACGTGTACAGCAAGGTCGAGTCGATGGCCCAATACCCCGCCCTGCAAAAGGCGCTGCGGTCTTTCGCCGTCTCTCAACTCGAAAGACCTGCCTATTACACCGGCAAGGCGGATCTTCGCAAAGTGTTCCGCGTGCATTTCGATGACTACACCCGTATCGACGAGATTATCGCGGCACTGAAGAACAGTGACCTCGTGGAATACGCCGAGAAGGCACCCATCTACAAAATTGATTACACACCCAACGACACCTATTACAGCGGTACCGATAAATGGTACCTCGACCAGGTGGGTGCGTCCACCGCCTGGGACATCAGCACCGGCCGTCATGAAGTGAAAGTGGCGATTGTGGACAACGCCGTTTACACGGATCACCTGGACCTGACCACCTTCAAGAAACGTGACGTGGCTGATGGGGATGACGACCCCACCCCGCCCAAACAGTACAGCCAGGACCAATCGTGGTCACACGGTACACACTGTGCCGGACTCGCGACCGCAGACATCAACAACAGCCGCGGTATCGCATCATTGGGTGCAGCCGTTGAACTGATCGGTGTGAAGACCACACCCAACAGTGCTGCAGACGGTCAGTCGCTCTACTATACATATGACGGTGTGCTTTGGGCCTGCCAGAACGGTGCGCACGTGGTGAGCATGTCTTTCGGCGGCCCTGATTTCAGCCAGGCCTTCCAGGACCTCATCAACGCTTACCCCGAAGTGGTTTTCATGGCGGCGGCTGGTAACGATGCCACCACCACCATGTCCTATCCGGGTGCTTATGACAATGTGATCTGCGTAGGTTCCGTGGACGTGAACGACAGTCGCTCCAGCTTCTCCAACTACAACGCGGGTGGAGATTCATGGGTGGACATCGCATCTCCGGGTGGCCATTCTTACGGCGGGTTGCTCAGCAGTGTGTATACCACTTCAAGCGGTTACGGTCGCATGGGCGGTACTTCCATGGCTACTCCGTTTGCAGCCGGACTCGTGGGTTTGATGCTCAGCGTGAATCCGACCATGACACCCGCAGAGATCGAAAGCTGCCTGAAGTCAACCGGTAAAACCATCAACCAAAGCATCGGTCCGCGCATTGATGCCACCAAGGCCATGCAGTGTGTGCAAAGCACGCTTACAGGCGACCCCATTGCGGATTTCTTTGCAGACCAGGTTCAGCTATATGTAGGCGACAGCACCACCTTCACCGATAACTCGGTGGGAGGCGGCAACGCCATCACCACATGGGAGTGGACATTCACAGGAGGTACGCCGGCCACTTACAACGGCAAAACACCCCCGGCCATCAAATACACCGCCCCCGGCGACTACAACGTATCGCTGAAAGTGACCAACTCTCAGAACAACAATACCAAAACCAAAACCACCTACATTCATGTGAGCCTTGAGCCGTTCGGTGCTTGGGAACAGCAGAACAGCGGTTTCTCCACGGCCAACAGGGGTATCACCAATATCTCCATCGTGGATAAGAACGTGGTGTGGGCAACTGCCTACGACGGTTCCGGTAACGCAGCCAATATCCAGGAGTTCACCAAGACCACCGACGGCGGTGCTACCTGGACCCCGGGTACATTCGGCCTGGGCGATACCAAACTGCTCATCGCAATGGTGTTTGCCATTGATGCCAACACGGCATGGGTGGCGGCAGCGCCGAACACCGGCAGTGGCAACGGTGGTATCTGGAAAACCACCAATGGTGGCTCCACCTGGACGCGCCAATCCACCGCGACCTACAGCAACGCATCCTCGTTCACCAACATCGTGCACTTCTGGGATGCCAACACCGGTTTCTGCATGGGCGACCCCATCAACGGTGATTTCGAATTGTACACCACCACCAACGGAGGTACCACATGGACACAGGTGTCCGGTGCCAACATCCCCGACCCGGTGAGCGGCGAATACGGTTATACCGGCCAGATCGAAGTGGTGGGTAACAGCGTTTGGTTCACCACCAACAAAGGGCGGTTGTACCGTTCCAGCGACAAGGGCATGACCTGGGCCGTGGCCCAAACCCCGCTGACAGATTTCGGCGGAACCAGTGAGAGCGGAAGGGTATCCTTCAAAGATGCTTCAAACGGTATCATCATCAACAATTCCAAAAAGGTGTGGAGAAGTACAGACGCCGGTGCCACCTGGTCGGCTGTTACCACTACCGGAACTTTGTATGGTGGTGATGTATGCTGGATCGAAAACACCAACACGGTGTTCTCCGTAGGCGCGGCCAGCGGCGGTTCAGGTTCTGCATTCAGCTCCGACGGCGGAACCAACTGGAACATCATCGACACCGAACCGCACACATGTGTTGAGTTCCTGGATTCCATCACCGGTTGGTCAGGTTGGTTCAATGAAAGCGCTTCCGCAAAAGGTATGTGGAAATGGAAGAACCTCAAGAACCCGCTGGTACCTGATTTCACTGCCGACAAGCTGCAGGTATGCGCAGGCGGTTCGGTTACTTTCACCGACCAGTCCACCGGCAGTGCGCCCACCATCTGGAACTGGACGTTCCCCGGTGGTACACCCGGAACATCGACCCAACAAAATCCGACCATCACCTATAGCACCCCGGGTGTGTACGATGTAACCCTGGATGCCAACGATGGCAGCGGTGCAAAAACCAAAACCAGGTACGGTTATATCTCTGTGATCACTACGCCGGCAACCCCGGGAACGATTTCAGGCAATACCACACCGTGCCCCGGTGCCACCGAAGTGTACAACGTACCGAGCGTATCAGGTGCAACCTATTCGTGGACGCTTCCCGGCGACTGGACCGGTACCAGTACCATCAGCAGCATCTCGGCCACGGTGGGCAGCGCTTCCGGTAACGTGAGCGTATCTGCAACCAATGCATGCGGCACCAGCTCCAACAGCGATCTGGCCGTTACGCCTACCGTGTCGGTGCCTACCGCAGGTATCAGTCATGATGTAGTGGGCGATTCGGTATCCTTCACCAGCACCTCCACCAATGCCGATACATGGCAGTGGGATTTCGGCGACGGCGGCATCAGCTACCTGGAAAACCCCGGTCACACATACACCGTGAATGGCACCTATTATGTTCAATTGATTGTGAACAACGGTTGTGGTGCGGATACCACCATGGACACGGTGACCATCACTTCGGTGGGCGTTCGTGAACTGGCGGAAGGCACAGTGGAACTTTACCCCAACCCGGCTACCGGCCAGGTACAAGTGAAACTGGGCAGAACACCACAACAGCCCGCTGACATGCGCATCACGGATGTGGCAGGAAAACTGGTGAAGCAGGTGATGCTGCAGAACCAATACACCACGCTGGATGTATCAACACTTCCCCGGGGATTGTACTTCATTACCCTCAACGGTGGTGAGGCCATGATCCGGTTCGTGAAGGAATAA
- the hflX gene encoding GTPase HflX — protein MKERKPEEVQRQEEHGQETAVLIGLVTQEQPEELLQEYLDELAFLAQTAGALPVKTFTQKLRSPDPRTFIGSGKLEEIRFYVKEHKVTMTIFDDELSPSQLRNLEKELQCKILDRNNLILDIFAKRAQTAHARAQVELAQYQYLLPRLTRMWTHLERQKGGIGMRGPGEREIETDRRVIRDKISLLKKKLAEIDKQKATQRKNRGKLIRVALVGYTNVGKSTLMNLISKSDVFAENKLFATLDTTVRKVVIKNLPFLLSDTVGFIRKLPHSLVESFKSTLDEVREADLLLHVVDISHPHFEDQMQVVQETLMEIGAVNKPTIIVFNKIDAYRHVEKDPDDLGPLTREHMTLDDLRKSYMGKQAGLAVFISAIEKENMDAFRELLYEEVKRLHVLRYPYNDFLYDLEE, from the coding sequence ATGAAAGAACGTAAGCCTGAAGAGGTGCAGCGGCAGGAAGAGCACGGCCAGGAAACGGCGGTGCTGATCGGATTGGTAACCCAGGAACAACCTGAGGAATTGTTGCAGGAATACCTGGATGAACTGGCATTCCTGGCACAGACCGCCGGTGCGCTGCCTGTAAAAACGTTTACGCAGAAGCTTCGGAGTCCGGACCCCAGAACGTTCATCGGTTCGGGTAAACTGGAAGAGATCAGGTTCTATGTGAAGGAACACAAGGTGACCATGACCATCTTCGATGATGAATTGTCGCCGTCGCAACTGCGCAACCTGGAGAAGGAACTGCAGTGCAAAATCCTCGACCGGAACAACCTCATCCTGGACATCTTCGCGAAACGTGCGCAGACGGCACATGCCCGGGCGCAGGTGGAGCTTGCCCAATACCAGTATTTGCTTCCGCGTCTGACAAGGATGTGGACGCACCTTGAAAGGCAAAAGGGGGGGATCGGTATGCGTGGGCCGGGTGAACGTGAAATTGAAACCGACCGGCGTGTGATCCGCGACAAGATATCCCTGTTAAAAAAGAAGCTGGCAGAGATCGACAAGCAAAAAGCCACGCAAAGAAAAAACCGGGGTAAGTTGATCCGGGTGGCGCTCGTGGGTTATACCAACGTGGGCAAAAGCACCCTGATGAACCTCATCAGCAAATCAGATGTGTTTGCTGAGAACAAATTGTTCGCCACACTGGATACCACCGTGCGCAAAGTGGTGATCAAGAACCTGCCTTTCCTGTTGTCCGATACGGTCGGGTTCATCCGTAAACTGCCACACAGCCTGGTGGAGTCCTTCAAGTCTACCCTGGACGAAGTGCGTGAAGCCGACCTGCTGCTGCACGTGGTGGATATTTCCCATCCGCATTTTGAAGACCAGATGCAGGTGGTGCAGGAAACCCTGATGGAGATAGGTGCCGTGAACAAACCCACGATCATCGTCTTTAACAAGATCGACGCATACCGGCATGTGGAAAAGGATCCCGATGACCTCGGTCCGCTCACCCGCGAGCACATGACGTTGGATGACCTTCGCAAAAGCTACATGGGCAAACAGGCCGGTCTGGCGGTATTCATCTCTGCGATAGAAAAAGAGAACATGGACGCTTTCCGGGAATTGCTTTACGAAGAGGTAAAACGCCTGCATGTGCTCCGCTACCCCTACAATGATTTCCTGTACGATTTAGAAGAATAA
- a CDS encoding SirB2 family protein, whose translation MFENLLLIHKICVSVFLLIYLAKAAIMVSRPEKLAKLSKAVKVPEMIVATGFLVTGIWMLIEMGGIPGWMHPKLTAVVVSIPLAIIGIKKNRKALLLMSVALLVYAYGVSETKNPALFGSPKTEAVDTTAPGYDAMAHGKEVYTGYCISCHGQDGKLGMNQASDLSASHLSLEEREKVITDGGKLMQPFGNQLSKEDISAVAQYLESLR comes from the coding sequence ATGTTTGAAAATCTGTTATTGATTCATAAGATCTGCGTATCGGTCTTCCTGCTGATCTACCTGGCCAAGGCGGCAATCATGGTGTCACGTCCCGAAAAACTTGCAAAGCTTTCCAAAGCGGTGAAAGTACCGGAAATGATCGTTGCTACGGGTTTCCTGGTAACGGGAATCTGGATGCTGATTGAGATGGGAGGCATACCCGGCTGGATGCATCCGAAGTTAACGGCCGTCGTGGTATCCATTCCGTTGGCAATCATCGGTATCAAAAAAAACCGGAAGGCGTTGCTGCTGATGTCGGTGGCCTTGCTGGTATACGCATACGGCGTTTCGGAAACCAAAAACCCGGCATTGTTCGGCAGCCCCAAAACGGAAGCAGTGGATACCACAGCGCCGGGGTATGATGCCATGGCGCACGGCAAAGAAGTCTACACCGGCTATTGTATATCCTGTCACGGACAAGATGGGAAGCTGGGCATGAACCAGGCATCGGACCTGTCTGCAAGCCATCTGTCTTTGGAAGAGCGCGAAAAAGTGATCACAGACGGTGGCAAACTGATGCAGCCTTTCGGCAACCAGCTTTCCAAGGAAGACATCTCCGCCGTGGCCCAGTACCTCGAGTCGTTGCGTTAA
- a CDS encoding amidohydrolase family protein, translated as MRKYCMLLAGILLCAGWVRAQETFPYNGIPDHDHRYYAFTHARLVTDPSNIIEDGTLLIRNGKVEKTGKDVSIPAGSVVYDLKGKSIYPSFIDAYSTYGMPEVSRDRSGRGTQYESNKTGPFAWNQALQPETDASALFTPDEKEAGKLRAQGFGALNIYNPDGISRGNSSLVSLADKNDNELVLSGKVAAMLSFNRGSSRQSYPTSLMGCIALIRQTYMDATWYKQNPTEYNLSLEAWNNLQKLPQIFEAANKLNALRADRLGDEFGQQYIIKGNGDEYQRIDEIKKTGATFIIPVKFPEAYDVSDPYDAMMVDLEELEHWEKAPTNAARLAKAGVPFALTASDLKDPKDFLPNLRKAMMFGLTEQQALSALTTTPAKILRADQLVGSLTPGKLANFIITSGPVFDEETTLYENWTLGQRHVIEDMNRPDIRGTYELSFGDRKNELKISGQPAKPEGKLMVSDSASTKAAVKFDGTRITISFQADTSSKDQVRLSGVIGDSVVFKGRGQTENGMWVSWQAIRTKPYENKDHKHHDDEPDEAALAPYVVAFGRTAMPTQETVLIRHATIWTNTDKGMLLNADILIQNGKVVKVGILGDMPGIHTIDGSGMHITPGIIDEHSHIAGNGGINEAGQAISAEVRVGDILNPEDINIYRQLAGGVTAVQVLHGSANPIGGQSALIKLRWGASAEDMKIKGSDGFIKFALGENVKWSNRSPDYNDRYPQTRMGVEQIYYKAFTEAREYDNAWKKYQAAKKGPAPRRDLELETLAEILNKKRFITCHSYVQSEINMLMHVADSMGFRVNTFTHILEGYKVADKMKAHGVGGSTFSDWWAYKMEVRDAIPYNGPLMHNEGVTVAYNSDDAEMARRLNQEAAKAVMYGGLSEVEALKFVTLNPAKLLHLDKRMGSLQPGMDADVVLWTGHPLSIYSKVEKTFVDGRCLFDRKEDAQMQEMIAKERERLIQKMMAEGGKGGHKPAMKGKRLYHCDTLEDEPYWMD; from the coding sequence ATGAGAAAGTATTGCATGCTTTTAGCCGGCATTCTGCTATGTGCAGGATGGGTTCGGGCACAGGAAACATTCCCATATAACGGTATTCCCGATCACGACCACAGGTACTATGCATTTACACATGCACGGCTTGTAACGGATCCCTCGAACATAATTGAGGATGGCACCCTGCTGATCCGGAATGGCAAGGTGGAAAAAACCGGAAAGGATGTGAGCATACCTGCCGGCAGTGTGGTGTACGACCTGAAAGGCAAATCCATCTACCCCTCTTTCATCGATGCCTACAGCACCTACGGAATGCCGGAAGTGAGCCGCGACCGCAGCGGCAGGGGCACCCAATATGAATCGAACAAAACCGGACCCTTTGCCTGGAACCAGGCGCTGCAACCCGAAACCGATGCATCGGCCTTGTTCACCCCCGACGAAAAGGAAGCCGGTAAGCTAAGAGCCCAAGGCTTCGGTGCGCTGAACATTTACAACCCCGACGGCATCTCACGGGGCAATTCTTCGCTGGTGAGCCTGGCCGACAAGAACGACAATGAACTGGTGCTATCCGGTAAAGTTGCTGCCATGCTCTCCTTCAACCGGGGATCATCCAGGCAATCATATCCCACCTCGCTGATGGGATGCATCGCCCTGATCCGCCAGACCTACATGGATGCCACCTGGTATAAACAAAACCCCACCGAATACAACCTTTCGCTGGAAGCATGGAACAACCTGCAAAAGCTGCCCCAGATCTTTGAAGCGGCAAACAAACTGAACGCCTTACGCGCTGACCGTCTCGGCGATGAGTTCGGCCAACAGTACATCATCAAAGGAAACGGCGACGAATACCAACGCATCGATGAGATCAAGAAAACCGGCGCCACCTTCATCATCCCGGTAAAATTTCCGGAAGCATATGATGTGAGCGATCCGTACGACGCCATGATGGTGGACCTCGAAGAACTCGAACATTGGGAAAAAGCCCCAACCAATGCAGCCCGCCTGGCCAAAGCCGGCGTGCCCTTTGCACTCACCGCATCCGACCTGAAAGATCCGAAAGACTTTCTTCCCAACCTGCGCAAAGCCATGATGTTCGGACTCACCGAGCAACAGGCGCTGTCGGCCCTCACCACCACCCCGGCAAAGATTCTCCGTGCAGACCAACTGGTGGGCAGTCTGACACCCGGTAAACTGGCCAACTTCATCATCACCTCCGGCCCGGTCTTCGATGAGGAAACCACCCTTTACGAAAACTGGACCCTGGGACAACGTCACGTGATCGAAGACATGAACCGACCCGACATACGCGGCACTTATGAACTCTCATTCGGAGACAGGAAAAACGAACTGAAGATCTCCGGCCAGCCGGCCAAACCCGAAGGCAAACTCATGGTCTCCGATTCCGCTTCCACCAAGGCCGCCGTGAAATTCGACGGGACCCGGATCACGATTTCTTTCCAGGCAGATACATCATCAAAAGACCAGGTGCGACTGTCGGGTGTGATTGGTGACAGCGTTGTATTCAAAGGGCGCGGACAAACCGAGAACGGCATGTGGGTCTCCTGGCAGGCCATACGTACCAAACCCTACGAAAACAAAGACCACAAACATCATGATGATGAGCCCGACGAGGCGGCACTCGCACCTTATGTAGTTGCCTTCGGTCGCACCGCCATGCCCACCCAGGAAACCGTGCTCATTCGCCATGCCACCATCTGGACCAATACAGATAAAGGCATGCTGCTGAATGCCGATATCCTCATCCAGAACGGAAAGGTGGTCAAAGTAGGCATACTCGGAGACATGCCGGGCATTCACACCATCGATGGTTCCGGCATGCATATTACACCCGGTATCATCGACGAGCATTCACACATCGCCGGAAACGGAGGCATCAATGAAGCCGGACAAGCCATCAGCGCCGAGGTGCGCGTGGGTGACATCCTCAACCCGGAAGACATCAACATCTACCGGCAACTTGCCGGTGGGGTAACCGCCGTTCAGGTGCTGCACGGTTCCGCCAACCCCATCGGGGGCCAGTCGGCACTGATCAAACTGCGTTGGGGCGCATCCGCCGAAGACATGAAGATCAAGGGAAGTGACGGGTTTATCAAATTCGCTTTGGGTGAGAACGTGAAATGGTCGAACCGCTCACCCGATTACAACGACCGCTATCCGCAAACCCGCATGGGCGTGGAACAGATCTATTACAAGGCTTTCACCGAAGCACGTGAATACGACAACGCCTGGAAGAAATACCAGGCAGCTAAAAAAGGACCCGCACCCCGGCGCGACCTCGAGTTGGAAACCCTGGCCGAAATCCTCAACAAGAAACGCTTCATCACCTGTCACTCCTACGTTCAATCGGAAATCAACATGCTGATGCACGTGGCCGATTCAATGGGCTTCCGGGTGAACACCTTCACCCACATCCTGGAAGGCTACAAAGTGGCCGACAAGATGAAGGCACACGGTGTGGGTGGTTCTACCTTCTCCGACTGGTGGGCTTATAAAATGGAAGTAAGAGATGCCATCCCGTATAACGGTCCGCTCATGCACAACGAAGGTGTAACCGTGGCGTACAATTCCGATGATGCGGAAATGGCCCGACGCCTGAACCAGGAAGCAGCCAAAGCTGTGATGTACGGCGGCCTTTCTGAAGTGGAAGCGCTGAAGTTCGTCACACTCAATCCGGCCAAACTGCTGCACCTCGACAAACGCATGGGCAGCCTGCAGCCGGGCATGGATGCAGACGTGGTACTCTGGACCGGCCACCCCCTCTCCATCTATTCAAAAGTTGAAAAAACCTTTGTGGATGGCAGGTGCCTGTTCGACCGCAAGGAAGATGCACAGATGCAGGAAATGATTGCCAAAGAACGCGAACGGCTCATCCAGAAAATGATGGCTGAAGGCGGCAAGGGTGGCCACAAGCCCGCTATGAAAGGCAAACGATTGTATCATTGCGACACCCTCGAAGACGAACCCTACTGGATGGATTGA